One Deinococcus humi genomic window carries:
- a CDS encoding ethanolamine ammonia-lyase subunit EutB, whose protein sequence is MHAPLLVPEPPTYHLTLGHSHFSFPDLRRVMACASPAKAGDELAGLAAGSAQEREAARQLLADLPLSLFLEELLIPYEADEVTRLIVDSHDAAAFSPVSNLSVGEFRDWLLGDEATPQVLSALAPGLTPEMVAAVSKLMRVQDLVLVASKVEVITRFRTTLGLRGRFSTRLQPNHPTDDPRGILASTLDGLMFGCGDAVIGVNPALDSVDSCVDLLSLLDEFRQRTGVPTQSCVLTHVTNTLEALERGAPVDLVFQSVAGTQAANSGFGINLDLLDTAHAAALALRRGAALDGGFGDNVMYFETGQGSALSADAHHGVDQGTLEARAYAVARRYRPLLVNTVVGFIGPEYLYDGKQIIRAGLEDHFCGKLLGLPMGCDICYTNHAEADGDDTDTLLTLLGAAGVTFIMGVPGADDIMLNYQSTSFHDAWYLRRMFDRPPAPEFAAWLESAGLSQDGGLTLPGRAQLRELMATARLGG, encoded by the coding sequence GTGCATGCCCCTCTCCTCGTGCCGGAGCCGCCCACGTACCACCTGACGCTGGGTCACTCGCACTTCAGCTTCCCCGATCTGAGGCGGGTGATGGCCTGTGCCAGTCCAGCCAAAGCCGGCGATGAACTGGCGGGGCTGGCGGCGGGCAGCGCCCAGGAGCGCGAGGCGGCACGCCAGCTCTTGGCCGACCTGCCCCTAAGTCTCTTTTTAGAGGAACTCCTCATTCCCTACGAGGCCGACGAGGTGACGCGCCTGATCGTGGACAGCCACGACGCGGCGGCCTTCTCGCCCGTCTCGAACCTGAGCGTGGGTGAATTCCGGGACTGGCTGCTGGGCGACGAGGCCACCCCGCAAGTGCTCTCGGCCCTAGCCCCCGGCCTGACACCGGAGATGGTGGCCGCCGTCAGCAAACTGATGCGGGTGCAGGATCTGGTGTTGGTCGCTTCCAAGGTGGAGGTCATCACGCGCTTTCGCACCACGCTGGGGTTGCGTGGACGCTTCAGTACGCGCCTGCAGCCCAACCACCCCACTGACGATCCGCGCGGCATTCTGGCCAGCACTCTGGATGGCCTGATGTTCGGCTGCGGCGACGCGGTGATCGGGGTCAATCCCGCGCTGGACAGCGTGGACAGTTGCGTGGACCTGCTGAGCTTGCTGGACGAGTTCCGCCAGCGGACGGGCGTGCCTACGCAGAGCTGCGTGCTGACCCACGTGACCAACACGCTGGAGGCGCTGGAGCGCGGCGCTCCGGTGGATCTGGTGTTTCAGAGCGTGGCGGGGACGCAGGCGGCCAACAGCGGGTTCGGCATCAATCTGGACCTGCTGGATACGGCGCACGCGGCGGCGCTGGCCTTGCGGCGTGGTGCGGCACTGGACGGCGGTTTCGGCGACAACGTGATGTACTTCGAGACGGGGCAGGGCAGCGCGCTGTCGGCGGACGCGCACCACGGTGTCGATCAGGGCACGCTGGAGGCCCGCGCCTACGCGGTGGCGCGGCGCTACCGCCCGCTGCTGGTCAACACGGTGGTTGGCTTTATCGGCCCCGAATACCTCTATGACGGCAAACAGATCATCCGGGCGGGGCTGGAGGATCATTTCTGCGGCAAGCTGCTGGGTCTGCCGATGGGTTGCGACATCTGCTACACCAACCACGCCGAGGCCGATGGCGATGACACCGACACCCTGCTGACCCTGCTGGGCGCGGCGGGCGTGACGTTCATCATGGGTGTACCGGGGGCCGACGACATCATGCTGAACTATCAGAGCACCAGCTTTCACGACGCGTGGTACCTGCGCCGGATGTTTGACCGCCCCCCCGCGCCAGAGTTCGCCGCGTGGCTGGAATCCGCAGGGCTGAGCCAGGATGGAGGGTTGACGCTGCCGGGCCGGGCGCAACTGCGCGAGCTGATGGCGACGGCGAGGCTGGGCGGATGA
- a CDS encoding CynX/NimT family MFS transporter: MSRPDLAAPEPLDGTRGTTKQRKPIAAPLLILGLVVVALNLRPPIAGFGPLLSQIQAELGVSAATLSLLTTLPLLCWGVLAPLAPLLSRRYSNETIILWSTAVIGLGSVLRLGATLPIILTGTVLVGAGIALNNVLLPSLIRRDYPTRVGLMTGLYTLAVVGGAALASGVAVPLMTALGGAWRSSVGVWIGLAVLGVLAWLPTVSGRQTHARAPAKEGPSVWRNPYALSVTLYMGFQSLVFFTWLTWLPKVLQDEGFTAAQAGLLLAFANVVQLPFTLAVPVLAARPRLLVPLAVGTALLSGAGIAGLLLSPLTPLPWLFMMGAGAGSMFPLALMFIAVRAAHVAQVPQLSAMAQGFGYALAASGPFIFGALHDWTGDWQVPLLFLLVMTAVVLVTGVAAGRGNRPGT; encoded by the coding sequence ATGAGCCGTCCTGATCTCGCTGCCCCCGAGCCGTTGGACGGGACACGGGGGACCACGAAGCAGCGCAAACCCATCGCCGCCCCGCTGCTGATCCTGGGGCTGGTTGTGGTGGCGCTCAATCTGCGTCCGCCCATTGCCGGGTTCGGGCCGCTGCTGTCGCAGATCCAGGCCGAGCTGGGGGTCAGTGCGGCCACCCTGAGCCTGCTGACCACCCTGCCGCTGCTGTGCTGGGGCGTGCTGGCCCCGCTTGCGCCGCTGCTGAGCCGCCGCTACAGCAACGAGACCATCATCCTGTGGTCCACCGCCGTGATCGGCCTGGGGAGCGTGCTGCGGCTCGGGGCGACGCTGCCCATCATCCTGACCGGCACGGTGCTGGTGGGAGCGGGCATCGCCCTGAACAATGTGCTGCTGCCCAGCCTGATCCGGCGCGATTACCCCACGCGCGTGGGTCTCATGACTGGGCTGTACACCCTGGCGGTGGTGGGCGGCGCGGCGCTGGCCTCGGGCGTGGCCGTGCCGCTAATGACTGCGCTGGGCGGCGCGTGGCGCTCATCAGTGGGCGTGTGGATCGGGCTGGCGGTGCTGGGGGTGCTGGCGTGGCTTCCCACGGTCTCCGGGCGGCAGACGCACGCTCGCGCGCCCGCGAAGGAAGGGCCGTCAGTGTGGCGCAACCCCTACGCTCTGTCGGTGACGCTGTACATGGGCTTTCAATCTCTGGTGTTCTTCACGTGGCTGACGTGGTTGCCCAAGGTCTTGCAGGATGAGGGCTTCACGGCGGCGCAGGCCGGGCTGCTGCTGGCCTTTGCCAACGTGGTGCAACTGCCCTTCACGCTGGCAGTGCCGGTCCTGGCGGCGCGGCCCCGGCTGTTGGTCCCACTGGCGGTGGGCACGGCGCTGCTCAGTGGGGCGGGAATCGCGGGCCTGCTGCTGTCTCCGCTGACGCCGCTGCCGTGGCTGTTCATGATGGGCGCGGGCGCGGGCAGCATGTTTCCGCTGGCGCTGATGTTCATTGCGGTGCGGGCCGCCCACGTGGCGCAGGTGCCCCAACTCTCGGCGATGGCCCAGGGCTTCGGCTACGCCCTAGCGGCCTCCGGCCCTTTTATCTTCGGGGCGCTGCATGACTGGACGGGCGACTGGCAGGTGCCGTTGCTGTTCCTGCTGGTCATGACGGCGGTGGTGCTGGTCACCGGAGTGGCGGCTGGGCGAGGAAACAGACCGGGAACCTGA
- a CDS encoding thiamine ABC transporter substrate-binding protein: MRIQGVLTAALLLTGAASAQTRGAPTPLTVITHDSFDVDKKLVASFETANNARVRFVKGGDAGELLNRLILTRRAPLADVVYGLDNSLLARARSADLLQPYKSPALARVPAAYRLDDAGLLNTVDYGFVALNYDREYFRKAGLALPKSLDELKTPQYARLTVVASPATSSPGLAFLLATVNHYGEAGAWQWWREARLNGLKVTRGWSDAYNKEFTRNGGRYPIVLSYASSPAAEVFYADNYDASKLPAQAPTGNLFLPGSTWLQLEGVGILKGAKQPALARKFVDFMLDKGVQADIPTRMWIYPAVGGTPLDPVFKFATQPELAAVKPGLTANPQRLVDAWVTQVLRAR; encoded by the coding sequence ATGCGTATACAAGGTGTTTTGACGGCAGCTTTGCTTCTAACGGGTGCGGCCAGTGCCCAGACCAGAGGGGCACCCACCCCCCTGACGGTCATCACCCACGATTCCTTCGACGTGGACAAGAAACTGGTGGCGTCCTTCGAGACGGCGAACAACGCCAGAGTGCGCTTCGTGAAGGGCGGTGACGCCGGGGAACTGCTGAACCGCCTGATCCTGACCCGCCGCGCTCCGCTGGCCGATGTCGTATACGGCCTGGACAACAGCCTGCTGGCCCGCGCCCGCAGCGCCGACCTGTTGCAGCCGTACAAGTCGCCCGCACTGGCCAGGGTTCCCGCCGCCTATCGTCTGGACGACGCAGGTCTGCTGAACACCGTGGATTACGGTTTCGTGGCCCTCAACTATGACCGTGAGTACTTCCGGAAGGCGGGCCTGGCGCTGCCGAAATCGCTGGACGAGCTGAAGACTCCGCAGTACGCCAGATTGACTGTGGTAGCCAGTCCGGCCACCAGCAGCCCCGGCCTGGCCTTCCTGCTGGCGACGGTCAACCACTACGGCGAGGCCGGAGCGTGGCAGTGGTGGCGCGAAGCCCGTCTCAACGGTCTGAAGGTCACGCGCGGTTGGAGCGACGCCTACAACAAGGAGTTCACGCGCAACGGGGGCCGTTATCCCATCGTGCTGTCGTACGCCAGCAGCCCCGCCGCCGAGGTGTTCTACGCCGACAACTACGACGCCAGCAAGCTACCCGCACAGGCCCCCACGGGCAACCTGTTCCTTCCAGGCAGCACATGGCTGCAGCTGGAGGGGGTGGGCATCCTGAAAGGGGCCAAACAGCCTGCCCTGGCCCGCAAATTCGTGGATTTCATGCTTGACAAGGGTGTGCAGGCCGACATCCCTACCCGCATGTGGATCTACCCGGCGGTGGGCGGCACCCCCCTGGATCCCGTCTTCAAGTTCGCCACCCAGCCGGAACTGGCAGCGGTCAAACCCGGCCTGACCGCCAATCCGCAGCGTCTGGTGGATGCCTGGGTAACCCAGGTATTGCGGGCGCGGTAG
- a CDS encoding YbaN family protein, with protein sequence MPPPTSPSSAHVQARPVKPLWVALGFVLCALGFVGLVLPGFPGTVWFVLAAASFARGDPRWEAWLLSRPVVGQLVRDYREGRGMPLRAKWIACICIAVAVGFSLGRIPVLIGQVGWVLVGLFGMYYITLRVPTKR encoded by the coding sequence ATGCCGCCGCCTACCTCGCCCTCCTCGGCCCACGTTCAGGCCCGCCCGGTCAAGCCGCTGTGGGTGGCGCTGGGGTTCGTGCTGTGCGCGCTTGGTTTCGTGGGGCTGGTGCTGCCCGGCTTTCCAGGCACCGTGTGGTTCGTGCTGGCCGCCGCCAGTTTCGCGCGTGGCGATCCGCGCTGGGAGGCGTGGCTGCTGTCGCGCCCGGTGGTGGGCCAGCTGGTGCGCGACTACCGCGAGGGCAGGGGTATGCCGCTGCGCGCCAAGTGGATCGCCTGCATCTGCATCGCCGTGGCGGTGGGATTCAGTCTGGGTCGCATTCCTGTGTTGATCGGGCAGGTGGGCTGGGTGCTTGTTGGCCTGTTCGGGATGTACTACATCACCCTGCGGGTCCCCACGAAACGCTGA
- a CDS encoding phosphotransferase → MARDPSMTASAAAHFTRHGLSAAGLQRAGTGFSNEVWLTETAVLRLSPHENHAREAAIALGALAAGVQTARPLFWGSGYSLWQRLPGEMPTPAQLTPTFWNAVLDDLERLHTAPPEPPSPRPSEWWVGDAGLVAASHADWTPAEQDALERMLSTPYGLTAPVFVHGDVYRHNLLAAPGGHYAGLLDWGNAGWATLEHECAVLDEVEPALRRWAARIDPGLLWRLRLELLLRVVGAGRLPPQAVREALARCEQFQG, encoded by the coding sequence ATGGCCCGTGACCCGTCCATGACCGCCAGTGCCGCCGCCCACTTCACGCGCCACGGTCTGAGCGCCGCTGGCCTGCAGCGTGCCGGGACAGGCTTTTCCAACGAGGTCTGGCTGACCGAGACGGCTGTGCTGCGCCTTAGCCCACACGAGAACCATGCACGTGAAGCGGCTATTGCCCTGGGCGCGCTGGCAGCGGGAGTGCAGACGGCCAGACCCCTGTTCTGGGGGTCTGGCTACAGCCTGTGGCAACGGCTGCCCGGCGAGATGCCCACACCCGCCCAGCTCACCCCTACTTTCTGGAATGCCGTGCTGGATGATCTGGAACGGCTCCACACCGCACCACCCGAACCGCCCAGCCCCCGCCCATCGGAGTGGTGGGTGGGCGATGCCGGGTTGGTGGCCGCAAGTCACGCGGACTGGACGCCCGCCGAACAGGACGCACTGGAACGAATGCTCTCCACGCCCTATGGGCTGACCGCGCCCGTCTTCGTTCACGGCGACGTGTATCGCCACAACCTGTTGGCCGCCCCAGGGGGCCACTACGCCGGGCTGCTGGACTGGGGCAACGCGGGCTGGGCTACCCTGGAACACGAATGCGCCGTGCTGGATGAGGTTGAACCTGCCCTGAGGCGCTGGGCCGCACGGATCGATCCTGGGCTGCTGTGGCGGCTGCGACTGGAGTTGCTGCTGAGGGTCGTGGGGGCGGGCCGCCTTCCGCCCCAGGCGGTGCGCGAGGCCCTGGCCCGATGCGAGCAATTCCAGGGGTGA
- a CDS encoding ExeM/NucH family extracellular endonuclease, which yields MTMKFLQGGALLLGLTALLAGCNTPNPTPPSPTYECPVGAEITPISSIQGNGAASPLVNKVVTLRGVVTQDAQAGLSGFFVQDVTPDSDPQTSEGLFVYTATKPETVTVGQVLEISGTVKEFSGGTQLDTVTTVTSCGETTLPTPTKLTYPLDAPDALERVEGMLVTVTNTMTVTNTFTLGRYGELGLSSNGRLFNPTNGNEESGSVAKNALRTLVLDDGSSKQNPATIPYLNAEKTRRAGDTVSGLEGVMHFANGNYKLEPTKAPVFANTNPRTAAPKPVGGTLKVAGANVLNYFTTLGDAGRGADSQIEFDRQKAKIVAELRALDADVITLMEIENNDETALDDLVAALNSAAGKIEYASVKTGKVGTDAIRVAIIYRPGKVEPVGNARIDTNPVFDMARRPVAQTFRDIAGRGVFTVVANHFKSKGCGDATGTNLDTGQGCWNALRVDQAKAVLAFADKLKVTDPDVLLMGDLNSYGEEDPIKALETGGFVSLNKAFIPKEDRYSYQFDGQFGYLDHALASAALKGQVTGITEWHINADEPIFLDYNVEFKTPAQITDLYAPTPYRSSDHDPVVVGLNLNPDGAVTIPLTVGVTGPATATVNQTYTINVTTSGSPTTLVADWGDGGGFERLIPIAPSGPHIHTYKRAGSFVITVKAGRNGDQEVETATLAITAK from the coding sequence ATGACCATGAAGTTTTTGCAAGGCGGCGCACTGCTGCTTGGCCTGACCGCGCTGCTGGCCGGCTGTAATACCCCCAATCCCACGCCGCCCTCGCCCACCTACGAGTGTCCGGTGGGCGCTGAGATCACGCCGATTTCCAGCATTCAGGGCAACGGGGCCGCCAGTCCGCTGGTGAATAAGGTGGTGACGCTACGCGGCGTGGTCACGCAGGATGCCCAGGCGGGCCTCAGCGGCTTTTTCGTGCAGGATGTGACGCCGGACAGCGATCCGCAGACCAGCGAGGGGCTGTTCGTGTACACCGCTACCAAACCCGAGACCGTCACGGTGGGGCAGGTGCTGGAGATCAGCGGCACGGTCAAGGAGTTCTCGGGGGGCACCCAGCTCGACACTGTCACCACCGTGACCTCCTGCGGGGAGACGACGCTGCCCACCCCCACGAAGCTGACCTACCCGCTGGACGCGCCGGACGCACTGGAACGTGTGGAGGGCATGCTGGTCACCGTCACCAACACCATGACCGTGACCAACACCTTTACGCTGGGCCGTTACGGCGAGCTGGGCCTGTCCAGCAACGGACGGCTGTTCAATCCCACCAACGGGAATGAGGAGAGCGGCAGCGTGGCCAAGAATGCGCTGCGGACGCTGGTGCTGGACGACGGCAGCAGCAAGCAGAACCCGGCCACCATCCCCTACCTGAACGCGGAAAAAACGCGCCGTGCCGGGGATACCGTGAGCGGCCTGGAAGGCGTGATGCACTTCGCCAACGGCAACTACAAGCTGGAACCCACCAAAGCGCCTGTCTTCGCCAACACCAACCCCCGCACCGCCGCCCCGAAGCCGGTGGGCGGCACCCTGAAGGTGGCGGGCGCGAACGTCCTGAACTACTTCACCACGCTGGGCGACGCCGGACGTGGAGCGGACAGTCAGATCGAGTTTGACCGCCAGAAGGCCAAGATCGTGGCCGAGCTGCGCGCGCTGGACGCCGACGTGATCACCCTAATGGAGATCGAGAACAACGACGAAACGGCGCTGGATGATCTGGTGGCCGCCCTGAACAGTGCCGCTGGGAAGATTGAATACGCCAGCGTGAAGACGGGGAAGGTGGGCACCGACGCGATCCGTGTTGCCATTATCTACCGGCCCGGTAAGGTGGAGCCGGTGGGCAACGCCCGCATCGACACCAACCCCGTCTTTGACATGGCCCGCCGCCCCGTCGCCCAGACCTTCCGCGATATTGCTGGGAGGGGCGTGTTCACAGTGGTCGCCAACCATTTCAAGAGCAAGGGCTGTGGAGATGCAACAGGCACTAATCTCGACACTGGTCAGGGCTGCTGGAATGCGCTGCGCGTGGACCAAGCCAAAGCTGTGCTGGCCTTCGCCGACAAGCTGAAAGTGACCGATCCCGACGTGCTGCTGATGGGTGACCTGAACTCCTACGGTGAGGAAGACCCGATCAAGGCGCTGGAGACGGGCGGCTTTGTGAGCCTCAACAAGGCGTTTATTCCGAAAGAGGACCGTTACTCCTACCAGTTCGACGGCCAGTTCGGCTATCTGGACCACGCCCTGGCCAGTGCAGCCTTGAAGGGTCAGGTCACGGGCATCACCGAGTGGCACATCAACGCCGATGAACCGATCTTCCTGGACTACAACGTGGAGTTCAAGACGCCCGCCCAGATCACTGACCTCTACGCCCCCACCCCCTACCGCAGCAGCGACCATGACCCGGTGGTGGTGGGCCTGAACCTGAATCCAGATGGAGCGGTCACTATTCCGCTAACCGTCGGTGTGACCGGACCAGCCACCGCCACCGTAAATCAGACTTACACCATCAACGTGACCACCAGCGGCTCCCCCACCACGCTGGTGGCCGACTGGGGTGACGGTGGCGGCTTCGAGCGCCTGATTCCTATTGCCCCCAGCGGCCCCCATATCCATACGTACAAGAGGGCTGGAAGCTTCGTCATCACCGTGAAGGCCGGACGCAACGGCGACCAGGAAGTGGAGACGGCGACTCTAGCCATCACCGCAAAATGA
- a CDS encoding DEAD/DEAH box helicase, with amino-acid sequence MKLSRLPPGFGLDTAAQGLALRQEAVQNVRREWTDLGWRAQGTVTENGVAYEASVELLPPPDPQLRASSCTCGRYRCRHVAALVLATDPPDGPRPMATPAAGPPQTEEALDARTQQWLAGFGAPGHSTSRGRQFELRYVLRLLPPSNGTSSARRVALRLMRLPVRGEVPDLRAAETYSVPRSLSTAPSFVRRDADLLRLLELATTPAREPGRYAEELHALGGHPAGDLLIESLLDSGRLCWDRPERPLSRGPELRGTLSWTSDERGAQSPSLEIADVPDAVLLPTPKPWAVQPNAGLMSRVVADAPPEQTARFLSGPTLQPSQATALAHAITASGLGLPIPQTVRVREEALPYTPQLHLMGRVATVTVPDRWMMREEQQTLAVAELKHAYGGLLVPDAPGSLSETPNPTVYRDGVLTRIPRDRAQELQAERALGRAGFDTVAATFDEYAFPAELQDLLTLGDEESWMDFMRGGRAELEAEGFTLHIHPDFPLNFAEISDWYGEADDSFGGWFTLDLGIVVDGERVSLIPVLADLIARQPELFSPEALAALEDDETLFAALGDGRRVALPAGRIRAILGVLVELNLRDLPAGPLRLPLLDAARLAELEGALKARWVGAERLLELGRKLRDFGGVQPVAAPKGLNAELRPYQLQGLAWLQFLREYELGGILADDMGLGKTVQTLAHLLTEKNAGRADRPSLVIAPTSVIGNWEAEAEKFAPGLKVLTLHGKERRELFGEIGDHDLILSTYPLLPRDLDELRQFPYHLLILDEAQNIKNNKTAAAKAAGSLDARHRLCLTGTPLENHLGELWSQFNFLSPGLLHDEKTFRELYRTPIEKRGDASRRAALAARVRPFILRREKRDVARELPPKTEIPVRVTLDGDQRDLYETVRVTMESRVREELQARGLARSTIAILDALLKLRQAVTDPRLVKLEAARKVQGNAKFDWLQGNLPQMIEEGRRVLIFSGFATLLGHLETWLEEQGIPYSMITGQTQDRQSQIDAFQRGDTHVFLITLKAGGVGLNLTAADTVIHYDPWWNPAAEDQATDRAYRIGQDKPVFVYKLIAAGSVEERILELQARKASLARGILDGGLSEATQLTAHDLDRLFAPLENEEEEEGVEA; translated from the coding sequence ATGAAGCTCAGTCGCCTGCCGCCCGGCTTCGGCCTGGACACGGCGGCGCAGGGACTGGCACTGCGACAGGAAGCGGTGCAGAACGTGCGCCGCGAGTGGACAGATCTGGGCTGGCGGGCGCAGGGCACCGTGACCGAGAACGGGGTGGCCTACGAGGCGTCGGTGGAACTGCTACCGCCCCCGGATCCTCAGCTGCGGGCGTCGTCGTGTACCTGTGGGCGCTACCGCTGCCGCCACGTCGCCGCACTGGTGCTGGCGACGGACCCGCCGGACGGCCCACGGCCCATGGCCACACCCGCTGCCGGGCCGCCTCAGACCGAGGAAGCCCTGGACGCCCGGACGCAGCAGTGGCTGGCCGGATTCGGTGCGCCGGGCCACAGCACGTCACGCGGGCGGCAGTTCGAGTTGCGTTACGTGCTGCGTCTGCTCCCGCCATCCAACGGCACGTCCTCGGCCCGGCGCGTGGCGCTGCGGCTGATGCGGCTCCCGGTGCGCGGCGAGGTGCCCGATCTACGCGCCGCCGAGACGTACAGCGTGCCGCGCAGCCTGTCCACGGCCCCCTCATTCGTGCGCCGCGACGCCGATCTGCTGCGGCTGCTGGAGCTGGCCACCACCCCCGCCCGTGAACCGGGGCGTTACGCCGAGGAGTTACATGCGCTTGGCGGTCACCCGGCAGGCGACCTGCTAATCGAGTCGCTGCTGGACAGCGGACGGCTGTGCTGGGACCGTCCCGAACGCCCCCTGTCGCGCGGTCCTGAACTGCGGGGCACCCTGAGCTGGACCTCCGACGAGCGCGGGGCGCAGTCGCCGTCGCTTGAAATTGCAGACGTGCCCGACGCGGTGTTGCTGCCCACCCCCAAGCCCTGGGCCGTGCAGCCCAACGCTGGCCTGATGTCGCGGGTGGTGGCCGACGCCCCACCGGAACAGACCGCCCGGTTTCTGTCCGGCCCCACGCTGCAGCCCTCCCAGGCCACGGCGCTGGCGCACGCCATCACTGCCTCGGGGCTGGGGCTGCCGATTCCGCAGACGGTCAGGGTACGCGAGGAAGCCCTGCCCTACACGCCGCAACTACACCTGATGGGCCGCGTCGCAACCGTGACGGTCCCGGACCGCTGGATGATGCGCGAGGAACAGCAGACCCTGGCGGTGGCCGAGCTGAAGCACGCTTACGGCGGCCTGCTGGTCCCGGACGCCCCGGGCAGTCTGTCCGAGACCCCCAACCCCACTGTCTACCGTGACGGCGTGCTGACCCGTATCCCGCGTGACCGCGCACAGGAGCTTCAGGCCGAGCGCGCCTTGGGCCGGGCGGGCTTTGACACGGTGGCCGCCACGTTCGACGAATACGCCTTCCCCGCCGAACTGCAGGACCTGCTGACGCTGGGGGATGAGGAATCCTGGATGGATTTCATGCGCGGCGGACGCGCGGAGCTTGAAGCCGAGGGCTTCACCCTGCACATCCATCCCGACTTTCCCCTCAACTTCGCCGAGATCAGCGACTGGTACGGCGAGGCCGACGACTCCTTCGGCGGCTGGTTCACGCTGGACCTCGGGATCGTGGTGGACGGCGAGCGGGTCAGCCTGATTCCGGTTCTGGCCGACCTGATCGCCCGCCAGCCCGAACTGTTCTCGCCCGAGGCGCTGGCCGCGCTGGAAGACGACGAGACCCTGTTCGCCGCGCTGGGCGATGGCCGCCGCGTGGCGCTGCCTGCCGGGCGCATCCGGGCCATCCTGGGCGTTCTGGTAGAACTGAACCTGCGTGATCTGCCGGCTGGTCCGCTGAGGCTGCCCCTGCTGGACGCCGCCCGACTGGCCGAGTTGGAGGGAGCTCTGAAGGCCCGCTGGGTAGGCGCAGAGCGCTTGCTGGAACTGGGGCGTAAGTTGCGCGACTTCGGGGGGGTTCAGCCGGTGGCCGCGCCCAAGGGCCTGAACGCCGAACTGCGTCCCTACCAGTTGCAGGGCCTGGCATGGTTGCAGTTCCTGCGCGAGTACGAGCTGGGCGGCATTCTGGCCGACGACATGGGGCTGGGCAAGACGGTGCAGACCCTGGCCCACCTGCTGACCGAGAAGAATGCGGGCCGCGCGGATCGGCCCAGCCTGGTCATCGCGCCCACCTCGGTAATTGGCAACTGGGAGGCGGAGGCGGAGAAATTTGCGCCGGGCCTGAAAGTGCTGACACTGCACGGCAAGGAAAGGCGCGAACTGTTCGGCGAGATCGGGGACCATGACCTGATCCTCAGCACCTACCCGCTGCTGCCACGCGACCTAGATGAGCTGCGCCAGTTTCCCTATCACCTGCTGATTCTGGATGAGGCGCAGAACATCAAGAACAACAAGACGGCGGCGGCCAAGGCGGCGGGCAGCCTGGACGCCCGGCACCGCCTGTGCCTGACCGGCACGCCGCTGGAAAACCATCTGGGCGAGCTGTGGTCCCAGTTCAATTTCCTGTCGCCGGGCCTGCTGCACGACGAGAAGACCTTCCGCGAGCTGTACCGCACCCCCATCGAGAAACGTGGGGACGCCTCGCGCCGCGCCGCGCTGGCCGCCCGCGTGCGCCCCTTCATCTTGCGCCGCGAGAAGCGTGACGTGGCCCGCGAACTGCCGCCCAAGACCGAGATCCCGGTGCGCGTGACCCTGGACGGCGATCAGCGTGACCTGTATGAAACGGTGCGCGTCACGATGGAAAGTCGCGTCCGTGAGGAGTTGCAGGCGCGTGGACTGGCCCGCAGCACCATCGCGATCCTCGACGCCCTGCTGAAGCTGCGCCAGGCGGTCACCGATCCGCGCCTGGTCAAGCTGGAGGCGGCCCGTAAAGTGCAGGGCAATGCGAAGTTCGACTGGTTGCAGGGCAACCTGCCGCAGATGATTGAGGAGGGCCGCCGGGTGCTGATCTTCAGTGGTTTTGCCACCCTGCTGGGCCATCTGGAAACGTGGCTTGAGGAACAGGGCATCCCATACTCGATGATCACCGGGCAGACCCAGGACCGGCAGTCGCAGATCGACGCCTTCCAGCGCGGCGATACGCATGTCTTTCTGATCACCCTCAAGGCCGGGGGCGTGGGGCTGAACCTCACGGCAGCCGACACCGTGATCCATTACGATCCTTGGTGGAACCCCGCCGCCGAGGACCAGGCCACGGACCGCGCCTACCGCATCGGGCAGGACAAGCCGGTGTTCGTATACAAGCTGATCGCCGCAGGCAGCGTGGAGGAGCGCATTCTGGAATTGCAGGCCCGCAAGGCCAGCTTGGCGCGCGGCATTCTGGACGGTGGCCTGAGTGAGGCAACGCAGCTCACCGCCCACGATCTGGACCGCCTGTTCGCTCCGCTGGAAAACGAGGAGGAAGAGGAGGGCGTGGAGGCGTAG
- a CDS encoding DUF305 domain-containing protein, with translation MSRLNAPSNTHRRVLLSILLLLAVALAALLLVPRLNLSGDSGPAEGSTEVRFVREMIQHHTQAVDLATRIRERGTDPAIRTLALDILLSQQEQIGQMHGWLTLWKRPWGGPGMSEAHARSMGMATPQQVKGLNTLPPAQAETTFLQLMTRHHQGALMMAKPVLNADTDVRPEVQALARQIESSQGAEIRTMTELLKERGAAPLPAPQGMDGMEMDHQH, from the coding sequence ATGTCCCGTCTGAACGCGCCCAGCAACACGCATCGCCGGGTGCTTCTGTCCATCCTCCTGCTGCTGGCGGTGGCTCTTGCCGCCCTATTGCTCGTGCCTCGCCTGAACCTGTCAGGGGACAGCGGTCCCGCCGAGGGCAGCACGGAGGTCCGCTTCGTGCGTGAGATGATCCAGCACCACACCCAGGCCGTGGATCTGGCCACTCGCATTCGCGAACGGGGCACCGATCCCGCCATCCGTACGCTAGCGCTGGACATCCTGCTCTCTCAGCAAGAGCAGATCGGGCAGATGCACGGTTGGCTGACCCTGTGGAAGCGTCCCTGGGGAGGGCCGGGGATGTCGGAAGCCCACGCCCGCAGCATGGGCATGGCAACCCCGCAACAGGTAAAAGGGCTGAATACCCTGCCCCCCGCACAGGCCGAGACCACCTTTCTGCAACTGATGACCCGCCACCATCAGGGGGCGCTGATGATGGCGAAACCTGTGCTCAACGCGGACACAGACGTGCGCCCGGAAGTGCAGGCGCTGGCCCGGCAGATTGAAAGCTCCCAGGGGGCCGAGATCAGGACCATGACCGAACTGCTCAAAGAGCGCGGGGCCGCGCCGTTGCCCGCACCGCAGGGAATGGATGGAATGGAGATGGACCACCAGCATTGA